AAATGCCCCATTTGATTATTTATAACAAGTTGCAAGTTTAATTATACACTTTTTTTAGATATGAAACAAGAGTTTATGTTGCTCAGCATCTCAGAAAATCAATCCCTTTTTCATTTTACTGGTATATATAGGAGTATTTTATTTTTGATTAACAAAATGCCTTTAATATGCTAAAATTAAAATAGTTGTATGGTTAAAATTTAATAATCATCTTATGAACCACGATCACCACAATATGTCTACACCTGAAGACCACTCGAAAATGGAACGCTCAAAAATGGAACATTCTCAAAACAAAGGATATTCCAAACACGAAGGGCATTCAGTAGAGATGTTTAAAAGAAAGTTTTACATTTCCCTCATTCTAACACTTCCTGTTTTATTTTTATCTCCACTAGTACAAAATTTTTTAGGTTTTTCATTTAGGTTTATTGGTGATTTGATTGTTCTTTGGGTTTTTTCTTCAGTAGTATTTTTTTATGGTGGTCTTCCTTTTTTACAAGGTTCAATAAAAGAATTGAAAAATAAAATGCCAGGAATGATGACCTTAATTTCTCTGGCCATTGCTGTAGCCTATTTTTATAGTTCCGCAGTAACTTTTGGTTTGCAGGGTGAAGTGTTTTTTTGGGAATTAGCCACATTGATTGACATTATGCTTCTTGGTCACTGGCTAGAAATGCGCTCGGTTATGGGTGCATCCCGTGCTTTGGAAAAATTATCTCAGCTTATACCAGATAAAGCCCATGTAATAAAAGATAAGGAAATTGTTGATGTTAACACCAGTGAATTAAAAACTGGAGACATAATTCTTATAAAACCAGGTGAAAAAATTCCGTCAGATGGAGTGGTTGTACAAGGTGATAGCTTTGTAAATGAATCCATGCTTACCGGAGAATCAAAACCAGTTTCAAAAACGAAAGGCAGTAAAGTCATCGGTGGCTCTATAAATGAAGAAGGTTCTCTACAAATTAAAATTGAAGTAGTTGGAGAAGACACCTATCTTTCTAAGGTTATAAATCTAGTCAAATCGGCCCAAGCTTCAAAATCTAAAACGCAGATGTTAGCTGATAAAGCTGCTTTGTGGCTTACAATTATTGCTGTGACAATCGGGGTAGTAACATTTGTAATTTGGCTCTTGTTAGGCAAAGATATAGCCTTTGCAATTGAACGGGCGGCAACTGTGCTTATAATTGCCTGTCCACACGCATTAGGTCTGGCTGTTCCTTTAGTGGTGGCCATTTCTACAGCGTTATCCGCCCAAAACGGACTATTAATAAGAAACAGAACGGCATTTGAAAATAGTCGCCGGATTTCCACAATTGTATTTGATAAAACAGGGACTTTAACAGAAGGAACTTTCACACTTACCAAAATTTATAATTTTGATACTAATTACAGTCAAGATAAAGCACTGGGAGTAGCAGCTTCTTTGGAAAAAAATTCTGAACATCCGATTGCCAGAGCCGTTGTCAAGGAAGCAGAAAATTTAAAAATTAAATTTTTTGATGTCAAAAACTTTCGAGCTATAAAAGGAAAAGGTATTGAAGGAATAATTCAAGAAAAATTATATATTTTGGCTAGTCCAGGTTATCTGGAAGAATTAACTTTAACAGTTCCTTCAGAATTAAGACAGACATCAGCAACAATTATTTATTTAATTGATAAAAACGAAAATAAATTGGTGTGTGGTTTTGCTTTATCAGACGTTATTAGACCGGAATCACGGGGTGCCATTAACTTGTTAAAAAAAGAAGGTATTAAGGTTTGGATGCTCACAGGTGATAATTCATTGGTAGCCAAGGAAGTTTCAGAAGAGCTAGGACTTGATGGCTACTTCGCCGAAGTTTTACCTGATCAAAAACAGGATAAAATTAAGGAATTACAAGGAAAGGGAGAATATGTAGCCATGGTTGGTGATGGTATTAATGATGCTCCAGCTTTGGCACAGGCAGATGTGGGGATTGCTATTGGGTCTGGAACAGATATTGCGGCTGAAACGGCGGATATTATTTTAGTAAATAGCAACCCAAAGGATATTGCCTCGCTTATTTTATTTGGTAAAGCCACCTACAATAAAATGATTCAAAATTTAATTTGGGCGACGGGTTATAATGTTGTTGCCATTCCACTTGCTGCTGGTGTGTTATATGGTTCTGGTATACTGCTTTCTCCCGCATTAGGCGCCGTATTTATGTCTCTTAGCACTATTATCGTAGCCATTAATGCGAAAACACTCAAAGTTAAAAAATAGTAAATAAAGGTCGAATTAATTTGTTAGGTTAATTTACAACTTATGATTAACACAAAACATTTATTAAAAGTTGCAGCTTTGTGGGTGAGTATTGTTTATATTGTTTGCTACATTGGTGTGGCAATTTATCCCCCTATTAGGAATTTATTCATGAAATATTCCTTGCACGCCGATGTAAATATGACTTCCAACTACTTAGGTATTGGATATTTTATATCCGGTTTGATTATTTGGAATATCGTAACTTTTCTCGGCGTTTGGTTGTTTGCTTATTTATTCAATGTAGTGAAGAAATAAGAAATCTACTCTCTTGTAAACCTCTATAGACTACTATATACTAAATATAGTGGTCTATTTTTAATAAATATCAATATGAAAAAAATATTTATAATCTTTGGAATTATATTGGCTTTCTCTGTTGCTCACCCGCTATTAGCCAGCGCCCAAATGATGGGAAACAGTGTTCAGAATCCTGAAATACTTCAGGAAGAAGCAAAAGGGAAAGAGATCTTTGATAAACTACAATCAAAGACCACAGCGTGCAATAATTTGTCTGATGACGAATTTGAAGTTTTAGGCGACTATTTTATGGGCCAGATGATGGGTAGTTCTCATAGTACTATGGACGCATTAATGGAACAAAGAATTGGAAAGGATAATAATCGTTTAATGCATATAGCTTTAGGCAAACGTTTATCTGGCTGTGACACATCGGCAAGTTTTCCGTCACAAGGATATTCTTTTTTGCCAATGATGGGTATGATGAATGGAGGGTACTCAAATATATTAAGCCAACCAGGCGTGTATAATTATGGCATAGGTATGATGGGGGCGTCTTGGAACGGATGGAGCATGATGGGTGGACAGAACGTTACTGGAATAATTTTATATATTTTAGTGCTGGTATTTTTTGTTGGCGGTATAGCAGTATTTGTTAAGTATTTACTTAAAAAGTAGTCTATTTTTGGCTAAACAAAGCTAATTTATTAAAATTTGGCAAAGTCCTCTTGCCAAATTTTTTAATACCCTGTATACTATGGCATGTAGTAGGTAAATATATGACTAATGAAAATATAAAAGTTTTAGGCGAACTCGAATCAGAAATAATGGAAATAGTTTGGGAAAATGATCAAACTTCGGTTAGGTTTGTTTTGTCGCAGTTAGAAAAAAAGAGAAAAATCGCCTATACAACGGTTATGACAGTAATGTCTCGACTTCATGATAAAGGGGTACTTAAAAGAAAAATGGACAAGAGTGGCGCATTTGTCTATGTCCCGGCAAAAGACAAAAAATCTTTTCTAGCTAATGCTTCGGAAAAAATAATTAAAAACTTTTTAAAAGAGTATGGCGACGTAGCAGTAGCCCAATTTGTGGATATTATAGAAACATCAAACACCAATCAATCAGAAGCTTGGAAAAACAAATTGAGAGAACTCTTAAAATAGTATGGAAAAAACTTTTGCTCAAAGATCTCGCAGATCATTTGGACAATTAACTTTAATCTTTGTTGGTTTTGCTACTTTAGTATTCTTTTTGTTTTTCAAAATTGCTCAGAGAATAAAAACATTGGCTGCGGTTTTTATTCATAAGTTAGAGGTAGCCTGTGGCTGTACCCAAATGACCCAATTAGCTGCCATGCACCCCTTTATAACTGCAGCCATAGTTGCTTTAAGTGTGTTAATTTTGGCGTTTATTGTATTTTTGGTTTATAAGTTTGTTGCTTTACTTGTACAAACGAGAAGATTCTACCAAAAGAATTTAACATCAGCAAAAGTTGATTTGTCATCAAAATTAAAGCGAACTCTTAATAACTTAGGGCTTAGAAAGAATGTAGTTACCGAGATTAAAGAAAATACCCCAGTAGTTTTCTGCTATGGTTTAATTAGACCGAGGATTTGCATCTCAAGCGGTTTAATTAAAATTTTAAAGAATGATGAGCTTCAGGCCGTGTTACTTCATGAAAATCAGCATAGATTATCCAATGATCCTTTAAAATTATTTATAATTAAATTTTTTCAAAATATATTTTTTTTCTTGCCGGGGTTAAAAACAATTATCAATAAGTATTTAACCTTTTCAGAATTGGCGGCCGATGAACAAGCGACCAACAATTTTACTGACAGACCTAAATTAGCCAGAGCCATATTTAAAATCACACAAGCAGAAGAGCAAAATACTATTCGTACTGGATTGGCTACATCCTTTTTTACTTCCACAATTGAAGAGAGGGTAAATAAATTGGCTGACGATAGTTATCTTCCACAGTTTAAAGTTTGGGGTAGGGGTTTCGT
This genomic interval from Candidatus Magasanikbacteria bacterium RIFOXYB2_FULL_38_10 contains the following:
- a CDS encoding copper-translocating P-type ATPase → MERSKMEHSQNKGYSKHEGHSVEMFKRKFYISLILTLPVLFLSPLVQNFLGFSFRFIGDLIVLWVFSSVVFFYGGLPFLQGSIKELKNKMPGMMTLISLAIAVAYFYSSAVTFGLQGEVFFWELATLIDIMLLGHWLEMRSVMGASRALEKLSQLIPDKAHVIKDKEIVDVNTSELKTGDIILIKPGEKIPSDGVVVQGDSFVNESMLTGESKPVSKTKGSKVIGGSINEEGSLQIKIEVVGEDTYLSKVINLVKSAQASKSKTQMLADKAALWLTIIAVTIGVVTFVIWLLLGKDIAFAIERAATVLIIACPHALGLAVPLVVAISTALSAQNGLLIRNRTAFENSRRISTIVFDKTGTLTEGTFTLTKIYNFDTNYSQDKALGVAASLEKNSEHPIARAVVKEAENLKIKFFDVKNFRAIKGKGIEGIIQEKLYILASPGYLEELTLTVPSELRQTSATIIYLIDKNENKLVCGFALSDVIRPESRGAINLLKKEGIKVWMLTGDNSLVAKEVSEELGLDGYFAEVLPDQKQDKIKELQGKGEYVAMVGDGINDAPALAQADVGIAIGSGTDIAAETADIILVNSNPKDIASLILFGKATYNKMIQNLIWATGYNVVAIPLAAGVLYGSGILLSPALGAVFMSLSTIIVAINAKTLKVKK